The Flavivirga eckloniae genomic interval ATATGTCCTCAACCCAGGCATTTAGATCGTGGGATAATTGGACGGCTTATGCCGGAGCCAAAGGCGCTATACTTTCAATGACCAACCAATTGGCAGGTCAGTTTGGAGACAGGGGTGTTCGTTTTAACACCATTTCCCCTGGTGCAATTATGACGCCATTAAACCAAAAAAGGGTAGAAACCGAAGGTGATGGGTTTTTAAATGCAAGTAGAAACATGAGCCCTATGAATCGTATGGGGACAGCAAATGAAGTGGCAATGACAGCGCTGTTTCTGGCATCGGACGAAGCTAAATTTATTACAGGAGAAGATATTAAAATAGACGGCGGTTTATGCACATTGCCGCGTTATGTAGAAGAATAAAAAAGTACAAATGAAACAAGCATTAGAAGGTGTAAAAGTTTTAGACTTTACACAATTATTACAAGGCCCTTACGCCACACAAATGTTAGGCGATTTAGGAGCAGACGTTATAAAGGTTGAAAGACATGGCTCTGGTGATATTTACAGGGGCATGACTTTTTTTAACAAGTGGGTCGCAGAAGACGAATCGCCTTGTTTTATGGCATGGAATAGAAACAAGCGCTCTATTTCGGTTGATGTAAAAAGTGAAGAAGGCAAAAAGATTCTCTATAAATTGGTTGAAACAGCTGATGTGGTTATGGAGAATTTTAGACCAGGAGTTATGGAGCGCCTTGGTTTCGGATACGAAACGTTAAAGGCTATCAACCCAAAAATAATTTATTGCTCTGCCTCTGGTTGGGGAGACGATGGGCCTTATTTAACACGTCCAGGACAAGACCTGTTAGTGCAAAGTGTTAGTGGTGCTGTTATGACTAGTGGAAAAAGCACCGACGGTCCAGTAGCTTTAGGTACAGCGCTATGCGATCAAGTAAATGCTTTAAATTCGGTATATGCTATTCTAGCTGCCTTGTTTTATCGTGAAAGAACTGGAATAGGTCAAGAAATAAAATCTAACCTGTTGTCATCTGCAATAGCATTTCAAATGCAGGATTTCTTTACCATTCAAAATTTAGGACAAACATTCACGCGTCCAAATTCAGGGATTGGTCACCCGGGTAACGGAGCACCTTTTGGTACTTACGAAACTAGCGATGGTTATATTACAATAGCTATGAGCCCTTGGCATAAAATGGTAACAGCTTTAGGAGATGAATCCTTAGAGGTATACAACGACCCTCAAACGCTTTACGATAAACGTGATGAGATTTATTATAAAATTGAAGCTATAACAAAAACCAAAACAACAGACGAATGGCTGGAGATTATGCTTGGTTTAGATTTATGGGTTTCAAAAGTTAATAATCAAGAAGACGTTGAGCAAGATCCGCAAGTTATCCATAACAAGACATTTGTAGATATTGAGCATCCAAAAGCGGGTAATGTTAAAGTGACTAACATTCCATTTACAATGAGTGAAACACCTGGAAAAATTAGCCGCCCTTCTCCTATGTTAGGTGAGCACGGTCCAGAAATCTTACAAGAGATAGGATACTCGCAAGACGAGATCAATGCTTTAGAATCTAACAATATCATTACAGTGGAAAGGCTAAATAAATAAAGTAATGAATTCCAATTTAATAAAGTTGCTAATAGTGCTTATGATTACTGGAACAAACTGTAAATCGGAAAAACTCGAATATGCTTCCGGCAACTTGCTTCCTAATCCGCAAGAGCAGAAGGCTGTAGGCGGCAACTTTTTATTAAATTCTAACACAAAAATTTATACAGGTGGTACGTTAAAAAAGGCTGCAACCTTTTTAATGGATTATATAGCCAATGGCAGCAACATAACACTCGAAGAAACCGAGGACATTGATGCTGCCAACATTATATTTAAACACGATAGTAATATCCAAAACGCAGAAGGCTATACTTTGAGCGTTACGGACAATCGTATAACTATTTCGGCAAAAACCGAGCAAGGGGCTTTTTACGGCTATCAAAGTTTAAGGCAGTTACTTCCAGAAAGTTTTGAGAACGGTAGCTATAAAGAAAAAGAAGTCGCAATAGCTGGTGCTTTTATTAAAGACGCGCCCCGTTTTTCTTATAGAGGCATGCATTTAGATGTTGCCAGGCATTTTTTTAATGTCGATGAAGTTAAAACGTATATTGATTATTTAGCCATGCTAAAATTCAATACTTTTCATTGGCATTTAACCGAAGATCAGGGTTGGAGAATCGAGATTAAAAAATATCCCAAATTAACAAGTGTAGGAGGCTTTAGAAAAGAAACCTTAATAGGACATTACAATGATAAGCCGCAACGATTTGATGGCAAAAAATACGGCGGATTTTATACTCAGGAAGAGATAAAAGACATCGTAAAATATGCATCAGATAGAGCTATAACCATTATTCCGGAAATAGAAATGCCAGGCCATTCGTTAGCAGCTCTAAGTGCATATCCGGAGTTTGGCTGTATTGGTGAATCGTATGAGGCAGCAACAAAATGGGGCGTTTTCGAAGATATTTATTGCAGTAAAGAAAGTACCTTTTTGTTTTTACAAGATATCTTAGACGAAGTTATAGAATTATTCCCCGGGAAATACATACATATTGGAGGTGATGAAGCCCCAAAAGAGAGATGGAAACATTGTAATAATTGCCAAGCCAGAATAAAAGAAGCAGGATTAAAAGACGAACATGAATTGCAAAGCTATTTTATTACAAGAATAGAAACGTATTTAAACAGTAAAGGAAAACAGTTAATAGGTTGGGATGAAATATTAGAAGGCGGACTAGCACCTAATGCAACAGTTATGTCGTGGCGTGGTGATGCGGGAGCTATAGCAGCCGCTAAACAAAACCACGATGTTATTTTAACGCCTAATACGCATGTTTATTTCGACCATTATCAATCGGGAAATATAAAAGAAGAACCTGTAGCAATAGGCGGTTTTTTACCTTTAGAAAAAGTATTTAATTTCGAGCCTATTTCTAAAGAGCTTACTGCTGAAGAAGCCAAGCATGTTCTAGGTGGACAAGGCAATGTTTGGACAGAATATATGCCCGATTTCAAACATGTTGAATATATGCTTTTTCCTAGAGCTGTTGCTTTAAGCAATGTATTATGGGGTTCGAAAGACAGAAATTATAACGATTTTTTAAAGCGATTGAATCACTTTGAAAACCGTTTAAAAGCACTTGATGTTAACTCCTTTAAAAAATATAAAACTAAGAACTAATTAAATTATAACATTATGACCGACGAAAAAGTTATTGTCCCCAAAAGTGTAATTATTCCGTTTATTTTGGTGACCTCATTATTTGCACTATGGGGATTTGCTAATGCTGTTACAGACCCTATGGTAACTGCTTTTAAAAAGGTACTGGAGCTGACCAATTCGCAAGCTTCATGGGTGCA includes:
- a CDS encoding CaiB/BaiF CoA transferase family protein translates to MKQALEGVKVLDFTQLLQGPYATQMLGDLGADVIKVERHGSGDIYRGMTFFNKWVAEDESPCFMAWNRNKRSISVDVKSEEGKKILYKLVETADVVMENFRPGVMERLGFGYETLKAINPKIIYCSASGWGDDGPYLTRPGQDLLVQSVSGAVMTSGKSTDGPVALGTALCDQVNALNSVYAILAALFYRERTGIGQEIKSNLLSSAIAFQMQDFFTIQNLGQTFTRPNSGIGHPGNGAPFGTYETSDGYITIAMSPWHKMVTALGDESLEVYNDPQTLYDKRDEIYYKIEAITKTKTTDEWLEIMLGLDLWVSKVNNQEDVEQDPQVIHNKTFVDIEHPKAGNVKVTNIPFTMSETPGKISRPSPMLGEHGPEILQEIGYSQDEINALESNNIITVERLNK
- a CDS encoding beta-N-acetylhexosaminidase; amino-acid sequence: MNSNLIKLLIVLMITGTNCKSEKLEYASGNLLPNPQEQKAVGGNFLLNSNTKIYTGGTLKKAATFLMDYIANGSNITLEETEDIDAANIIFKHDSNIQNAEGYTLSVTDNRITISAKTEQGAFYGYQSLRQLLPESFENGSYKEKEVAIAGAFIKDAPRFSYRGMHLDVARHFFNVDEVKTYIDYLAMLKFNTFHWHLTEDQGWRIEIKKYPKLTSVGGFRKETLIGHYNDKPQRFDGKKYGGFYTQEEIKDIVKYASDRAITIIPEIEMPGHSLAALSAYPEFGCIGESYEAATKWGVFEDIYCSKESTFLFLQDILDEVIELFPGKYIHIGGDEAPKERWKHCNNCQARIKEAGLKDEHELQSYFITRIETYLNSKGKQLIGWDEILEGGLAPNATVMSWRGDAGAIAAAKQNHDVILTPNTHVYFDHYQSGNIKEEPVAIGGFLPLEKVFNFEPISKELTAEEAKHVLGGQGNVWTEYMPDFKHVEYMLFPRAVALSNVLWGSKDRNYNDFLKRLNHFENRLKALDVNSFKKYKTKN